The candidate division KSB1 bacterium DNA segment TTTGAAAGGTATCTGGGGCATTGCTGACAACGGTGAGAAGGTCTTTAAAGGCAAAATCATCGACATGAATGGAAATTTCCGCGCCCTGATGGCGGGTCACTGGGGCTACGATCGTGATAACAACATTGGCGGCTTCAGAGGTCGGATTGTAAGCCGGTCACGAGATACCATTGGCATCGTAAAAGGCCACTTTAAAACAGGACGCGCCGGGTCAAGACGAGGCTTCTTTCAAGGCCGGTTTAAACTTGGAAACGCGGAGGATTCAAGCGGTATTACAGATAGTAATGGCAGTACAAATAGCGGAAACTAAGAAGTTATAAAAGTCCCTCCTCTAATCCTCTTGGTGCGAAACCGTCCGGTCAAATTTTGACCGGACGGTTTTTTTTAGTGTCAAAAAAAGTGTTCAGGTGTTTGCGTGTTCAAGTGTTAGGTTCGGTCATTCAGTTCGTCTTTGCGAGCGCTTCTCAGCGAAGCAATCTTTTGATTAGGCGAAGAGATGAGATTGCTTTGGCAATAAAACGCCTCGCAAAGACCTTTTTAGATAAGAGTGTACAAGGAAAGTACTTAGCCTATAGAGAATCGTAGCGAAAATTCAGTTTGATTTTTGACGCCCAAGATAGCAAGCTAAAGCTTGAACTCCAAACTCGTTGCGGAGGGCGACCCCTTCCCGACTTTCCTTAAATTTTTTTATAATAATGAAGTCGGGAAGAGGCGCACGAAGCCCGAGGAGGACCCCGCAGCTGTCTTTTTTCCATATCCGCCCACAAAAGCGAGGAGGCCGGAGCGGACATAAAAACAGTGTTAGCGTTGACAGTTAATTTGCGGTTTATGATTCGCTCCGAAAGGGTCATGTCTTCGCCTCATGCCATACTTTAACACATTAACACTCAAAACCTTAAACACTTTGTTGATCAATTTTTCGCCAAATTGAAAACGTAGGTTGTAAAATTTAAAATTGTATAGAAACATTTGACATTTTACAGCAATGTGTTACCTTAATGTTTTAGAATTAAATGCCGATTAAGCATAAGCAAATTTAGTTTCATTTTTAAGGGTCACAAAAAATGGAGATGTAGTAACCAATGAGAATCACGATTATTGGTACCGGATATGTTGGTTTAGTTGCCGGCACCTGTTTCGCAGACACGGGCAATGAAGTCATTTGTGTTGACGTGGATAAAACCAAGGTTGACGCCCTGAATAAAGGCGAAGTCCCGATTTATGAACCCGGCCTCAAAGATATGGTGGCCCGGAACATGAAAGAAGACCGCTTGTTTTTTACTATGGACTCTAAATATGCCGTCGAAAAATCCGAATTAATTTTTATCGCGGTTGACACTCCGGCGGATGAAGATGGGTCTGTCGACTTAAAGCACGTCCTGGCTGTTGCGCGAGACATCGGCAAATATATGAACGGATTCAAAGTTGTCGTTGATAAGAGTACCGTGCCGGTTGGGACCGCAGAAAAAGTCACAGCCGAGATTAAAAAACACACAGATCACAATTTTGCGGTCGTTTCTAATCCTGAGTTTTTGAAAGAAGGTGCAGCAATCGATGATTTTTTGCGACCCGATCGAATTGTTATCGGCACCTCAAATGAAGAAGCCGCCGAAATTATGAAAAACCTCTACCGGCCGTTTGTGCGTTCCGGTAAGCCGATTTTGATCATGGACGAACGAAGCGCAGAGTTAACAAAATATGCAGCCAATTCACTTCTGGCGACCAAGATTTCTTTTATCAACGAAATTGCTAACCTGTGCGATGTCCTCCAGGCAGATATTGAAATGGTACGAAAAGGAATCGGAACCGATAGCCGTATTGGCCCGCGATTCATTTACCCGGGGACCGGTTATGGCGGCTCCTGTTTTCCGAAAGATGTCCAGGCTTTAATTAGAACCGCGGCGGACAATGGCCTCGAGTTGAATATCGTGAAATCAGCAGCAGAAGTCAATCAACGCCAAAAAACCAGCTTAATGGGGAAGATAAATTCCTACTTCAAGAATGACCTGCAAGGCAAAACTTTTGCGATGTGGGGATTGGCGTTTAAGCCCAAAACCGACGACATGCGCGAGGCGCCGGCTATTGCGATGATTGAGCACCTCAATGACAAAGGAGCAAAAATCCGCGCACACGATCCCGAGGCTTTGAAAGAAGCCGAAAGAATTTTCGGTGATCGTTTAGATAAAGATTTGTTCCTTCTTGACAAACGCTATGACGCCCTCGAAGGAGCCGACGCTTTAATTATTATGACCGAGTGGAATGCATTCAGAGAACCGGATTTTTATTTAATCAAAGAAACCTTAAATCATCCGGTGATTTTTGACGGCAGGAATTTATATGACCCGGTGCGCATGAAGAAATTGGAAATTGATTACTACGCAATAGGCCGTTCGAGATTGAATGGATTTGCGGGTTAATCAAAGCGAAAACTAGTTTCAGTTAATTTGTTTGATAATTTTTAGACCTGCCAGGTTTCCAAAACCTGGCAGGTCTTTTTTGTTTGGAATTACAAATTTGTGCAATCCCCTTCGATTGTGGTATTTAAACGACACTTGTTGTTCCTTTTCACTTCGTTTAAACTATTTCCTGAAATTGTCGATAACCACTATTATTATAAAAAACAAGGGCTTAGTTCAACTAATAGTCAAACAAAAAGTTTGGCCCAATAGTTGAATATAGCAGGTGTGCAATTCTTTTTTAAGGCATGCCAGT contains these protein-coding regions:
- a CDS encoding UDP-glucose/GDP-mannose dehydrogenase family protein, whose amino-acid sequence is MRITIIGTGYVGLVAGTCFADTGNEVICVDVDKTKVDALNKGEVPIYEPGLKDMVARNMKEDRLFFTMDSKYAVEKSELIFIAVDTPADEDGSVDLKHVLAVARDIGKYMNGFKVVVDKSTVPVGTAEKVTAEIKKHTDHNFAVVSNPEFLKEGAAIDDFLRPDRIVIGTSNEEAAEIMKNLYRPFVRSGKPILIMDERSAELTKYAANSLLATKISFINEIANLCDVLQADIEMVRKGIGTDSRIGPRFIYPGTGYGGSCFPKDVQALIRTAADNGLELNIVKSAAEVNQRQKTSLMGKINSYFKNDLQGKTFAMWGLAFKPKTDDMREAPAIAMIEHLNDKGAKIRAHDPEALKEAERIFGDRLDKDLFLLDKRYDALEGADALIIMTEWNAFREPDFYLIKETLNHPVIFDGRNLYDPVRMKKLEIDYYAIGRSRLNGFAG